From the genome of Brassica oleracea var. oleracea cultivar TO1000 chromosome C4, BOL, whole genome shotgun sequence:
GTTTCAGTGTCAAGATTTGGAGAATCTTCACCGATTGCTTCAACTGTCTCCCCGTGGCTGCACTCATCGACGACAGGATTCTATGTATGCACGGTGGGCTCTCCCCGGAGCTGCGTAGCTTGAGACAGATTAGGGACATTCGCCGTCCAACTGATATTCCTGATCGTGGTTTACTCTGTGATCTCTTGTGGTCTGATCCTGATAAAGTGGTTAGAGGATGGGGTCCTAACGATCGTGGAGTTTCCTACACTTTTGGATCGGATACAGTATCCGAGTTTCTCAAAAGACTCGATCTTGACCTAATCTGTAGGGCTCATCAGGTTTGTGTTATTGTTACTTGCGTCCAAAGCAACCCATTTTGTATTTGTTTACGTTTGATGCAAGCAAAGATTTCGTCTCAGGTTGTTGAAGATGGGTTTGAGTTCTTTGCGAATAAGCAGCTCGTGACGATATTCTCAGCGCCGAATTACTGTGGAGAGTTCGACAATGCAGGTGCGATGATGAGTGTAGACGAGGATTTGATTTGCTCTTTTCAGATCTTAAAACCTAATGAGAAGAAATCAAAATTCAGCTTCGGAAGTAGAGGTGGTGTTAAAACTGGCTTCCCTTATCCTAAAGTCAAGGTATGTATTAATCCCATAATCTTTTCAGTTTGTGGATCAAATGTATGTTTTTATTTGTGTTAAAGAATAAAAGGATTTATCAAAAAAAAAAAATTAAAGGATTTGATTGAATGGTTTTGTTTTTCGAAATATAATAATGTCGTACTGATCAACTCTGTTTAAAAGTTTAATGAAATTCTCGATGATCAAAAAGAAAAAAAGAAGAAGTCATATCGATATATAAATGCAATTTTCTATTAGACTGTTTTTCTGTTGTTTTTTTCTATTATACAACTATTACGATAATCTTCGTGTATTATGTATATTTGTATTTTTTTTTTTTTGAAAAAGGGCATATATTATTTAATTTTTTTGGAATGATTTAATAAGATCTGATCTAAGCTTTAAATTCGCTTTTTCTTTTGCTTTCGAACTAGTAGAAAGATAAAACAATGATGGGTCAACTATGTTATTTTTTTTTTTGTAACTTAAGTCAACTATGTTATTAACCAAAACAACTTAAAGTAATGCTGATGTTAACTTTATTCGACCAAGTTAACGCATTTTGAGTTTATTTTTCGTTAATAGGATAATTAAGTGTTTTTGTGCTATTTACGTAAGTTAAAGTTGCCTCCCTAAATTATATAATTCTATTTTGTTTTGAACAACTTTGAAAGTTTAAGTTTTGAATCTATTTTATCTTATGAATTCTATAGAAAAGATGAAAAGCAACATTGTTAAATATGTGATTTTAATTTCTCATTATACATGATTTATATCGTCAGTCATACGTTTAGTGATACCATCATGTTACAAGGCAACTTCGAAATCTCTAATCATTTGATCCAAATATATTTTTAATTCCAGTCGATCTTGAGTTCGCAGAGTTCGAAGCAATACAACTAGTTGAGACTTGAGTGGTTCTGAAAGCGTACAAGTTTCACATACTGTTGTTGGTTCCATAGCACTGAGCATAAGAGCTACTTAGCAATCATGCTACCGTAACAACACCATATCATGGCCAGAGAGCAAGAGGATTTTTGAATTGCGTACTTTTGGAAGCTTCTGTTACTTTTTGGGTTGTTTATAACTTTGCGTGTTTGTTTCTCGATGTAGTTTTGTTTGTAATTGTATTAAATTTGAATAAAACCTGTTTTCTTTTCGACCAAACAACATACATCTTCCTAAAGTTACTTCTTCCGTTTTGGATCTTTTTATTCACAAGGCTTGTCTGTTAATGAGTCGCAAATAAGCTTTAGATTGTTACTTCATGGATCCAGTCTACGATTTTTTTCTTTCTTTTGGTATCCAACACAAAATACATTAGTTAACCTTTGGAATTGGGGATAACTGTTAGGATATCTGTTTCAATTTGGACCGGATTTTTGGGATTTTCGAGATTTCGCAACAATGAACATAAAGTCACATTTCGGAAATCCGTTTCAATTTTTGGGATGCGTTCTGTTCGTCAATTTTAATTGTAGGTTACCCGATACTCAAAATACCCAAATTTCAAAAAAAATTACCCAAAAATAAACAAAAATACTTAAAATATCTAAATTTGTTCAGATTGTGGATGGCTCATAACCAAGAGATTATGATTTGTAATTTTTCCATTTATCAATGACGGTGTAATCTCCTATATAAGGAACCTCTATGTTATGAATAAAGATACACTTTTCCATTACTTTTATAACACTTTTGACTTTTTCTTATATGAAAAAAATTAAATCTATAATATAATCCTGAGCCGCCATGTCAGCAGGTAAGTGGATCCCACTTTTAAAAAGTGTGAAAAAGTGTCAAGCATGTGGTTCGAATCCGGGTTATTGAGATATAAACACTAACATTTATACCACTAAACTAAAGGATACTTTATACATTGATGGCCGAAACTAATATATATTTATGAAGGTTGAAAACCTTTGCTTCTTCGGCTTTCTCTGTGGGATGGGCCTACAAGTGTATTATGAGTTTCATTTTTAAATGAGGTTCATCACGTTATATGAAAAACAACAATTATAGTTTTTCCATATTGTAAACTGTCTTCGTTTAACATGAGTTAGAGTTCTTTTCATCATTGTCTTAGACAAGTCTGAGTTACAGAGTTGCGCTGTGTGTCTGTTCGTAATCTATTTTTTCACCGGTGAACTCTTCATCTCCCCATCATAAATCGTTTGATCTTAAATGTTCCTGATTTGTAGCCTTTCTGTAAACCCTATATATATGATTCTCATCTTTGATGAACCTAATTTTCATCTCCACAAAACTCATTGATTCCTCTTAGCTTTAACGATCTTCTAGAAAATATATCTCTGCCTCTCCATTTCCTCAAACCGGCGTTCCCGACATCCGTTACTCAACCTTCGAGTCTCTCCGTGTTGGTCGTAGTGGTCAGAGCATAGCCTCTAACCTCCTTGCTTATGGGATTCCCTGAACTTCAAGAAAGACAGTGAGTTTATGAGAATCACGGTTCTCTTCCTTGATGAAAATGTAAGTTAATCTTCGATTTATCACACTTATTTAATATAATTGTTTTTAATTGATTTCCTGATTCTTTGTTAAATAATATTATTTACATATTCCGTGATTCATGAGTTTATTCCCGCCGGACGTGCTAATCGTTACATGCCATCTTTGAAAGCCGGTTCCATTGTGAAAGACGATCGTTTTCAGGTTGCTAGGTGCTCAAGCATGTACAAGATAATTGATCATCCATTCCTCATTCGTTTCATCTCACCAACTATTATTTATTAAGTCATCACGGGTGCTCCTGAGATTAATCTCCAATCATAATTAGACTGTTTGACAATTTCCAAGTGATTGCGAACACAAACCTAAAACTCCCAAGTATATTGTCATATTGCATCTGAGTTTATAATATGTTTCGTTATCATAACTGATATTTAAACTCGCAGATGTGGTTGGGCAAATCCAATATGTCCAAGGCTCTGACCTTAGCAAAGAAACAACTCGAGTCGTTATCCGTCTCCTCATTGATCTGTAAGAAACAATCAACACACAATTCTCTTTATATTATTATCTATATTGTGCTAACATCAATAATCAAAAATATTTCCTACCCAAATTCTGTGATCGTCTATTTATCTCCCTTCTTACTTATCAAATTAATTTTACACAAACCTTTATTTTACACCTTAAAATAAACCACAACAACCCAAACAATTAAAACTCCAAAAACTTGAATTCCAAAAAAGACGAATCATTAATGATCACCTCTCTTTTTTGTCTAATCTTAGAAATAAACTTCAAAACAAATATACCAAACCAATCACCTCAACTAAAACTCAACGACACATACATCGAGTCAGCTAAACAAATACAAACTACATGGCCAGCTATTTAACAATTTACAAACTTACTTTCGCAACGAAGAAGACGAAGACGACAACCAAGATCAGTGAAATTACCTAAACAAAAAAAGCAGAGTAAGTTATGAACTCTGATAAATACAACTAAAAATGATTTTTGTTTACATATTACCTATCAAGTAAAAGATAAACAAACACAGCCACAACAGGAGATACAAGAGACAATCCCGACAGACATAAAGGCGGCAACAACAACTCCACCTGCTCACTCCTCTTTTCTTATAAAAATAGCTTACAAGCTCAATGTCAACAGGCCAATGCTATTGTCTTCTTATGAGAAATATATTAATTCGTTTGAAACTCATTAAAGCCCAAATACTCAGAATTGTCACTTATTTTATAGTTATTTTTACAAGTCTTCATATATTTGTTTTAAAGGTCCGGTAAGAGCAACAAGTTTAAAAATAAAATAAAAACATATAACAAACATAATAAGAATAATAAAAATTATTGCTTAATACACACAACTTACACAACTAAACTGGAGAAAAAATATCCAGAAACAAAAGGTACTCTCAACAAATTTAATATAATTTATGTACTCTCAACAGTACAAGAAACAAATTAAAAAGACAAACAAGCAATAAGTCTCAGGAAACAGCAAACAACAACATGAACTATATCAATCACATTATTAACACAGTTTAGTCCTTCATAAGTGGAAAACAATGCATACACAGTTCATCATCACAACTCTAACCCTATAACAATAAAAAAAACTTTAAAAAGAACTCAAAACGCAAAATTCACAACTACAATAACCCTAGCAAATATTCAGATGAAACAAGAACTCTATCCACAACTCCGCGCTTGCGCGGGTGCAATGCCCCTAGTAAAGACTAATTCTTGGGTTCGCCTCCTAGTAGGGATGGACGTTCGGATATCCGTTCAGGTTCGGATCAGATATTTCAGAAATCTGCCACGTCACATCTTATTTATGACAAAAAATAAAAATAAAAAATAATACTAATTGTTTAAAAATTTGACATTATAAAACTTTAAACCCTAACTTAAATTCTAAACACTAGACCCTAAATTCTAAGATTAACATTAAACTCTATAGTTCAAACTTTAAACCTAAAACTCTAAATTTTAATTCCTAAGGTTAACGTTAAATCCTAAGATTCATCTTAAATTTTAGGGTTGATCCTAAACCATAAGGTTTAGAATTTAAGATCTAAATTTTAAGGTTTAGAGTTTTGTTGAGAACGTTTACGGTTTAAGATAACCCTAAGGTTTAGAGTTAACCCTGGAGTTTAGAGTTAACTCTAGGATCTAAAGTTTAGAGTTTATTGTTTAGAGTTTGAGGTATAAGGTTTTGTGTTAATCCCTAAAGTTTAGGATTTGGTGTTTAGAATTTGAATGATATTTTAGAATTTAGAGTTCATGTCAACTTTTTTTGATAATTAGTATTATTATTAATTTTTATTTTTTGTCATAAATATGATATGATATACAAGAGGTGAACGTGTAGGTTCACCTGGACCCAATAATAACTTTTAAATCTATATTATTAAAAGAGAAGTACAAAATAGATTTGCGCCTTAGTTTTACAATTTATTTACACTAGAACGTCTCTGTAATTACTGAATCTATATTTAAGTATGATTTGTCTTTTCCTAATTTAAGAAATCATTTCCTAAATTGATCATAAATTGAAACAACTATTTAATTACAATTTAATGCCATTAAGAAACTACATAATCATAACATTTAGCATTTATTATCTTTCTATCAAATTAAATAATAATAAAACATACCTAAATTTGATATAATCACTTAAATAATATATAAATAAAATATAAATTAATATTTAATGTATTATTTTACATATATTTAAATATAAATAATAGCTCAATGCAAATTGATAAATGTTGAAAAGTATAGAATATATAGCACACCATTTTAAATAGTATATAAAACAATTTTATTATATATTATCATACAATTTTGATCCATAAAAAATAAAAGTACATTTCTGTAAATGCAGAGCACGGATCATATTCTAAAAATGTAGATAATACAATTGATGGTGCACAAGACACAATAAAATTATTTAATATAAACTATAAATTATTGTGTTTAGAAATGTCATATTAAACGATAATTTAATACAGATAAATCATGAAATATATATTATTACTTACACAAATAACTATTTATTTATAACAAATTAAAAATATACATTTGCGCGATTGCGAGTAAATATCTTAAATAAATAGCTATATGTTACGTTGATAGTTGACACGTTGCTGAATTAATTTTATTTTATTTGTTCAAAGCAAATAATAACAAATTAATAATAATACATAACACAAGATTAAAGATTTTCAAAAACAGGAAGACAAAACTGTAGTACATCAACTAAAGCTTCATGTTCCTTCTAGTGAAAGAAGAAGGTGATGATCTCACAGCCTAGTTGAAGACTTACAGTGTTGACTCGTAACATTACGATTCGAAATAGAGATGGTGATATCACACGAAGAAGACGACTCTACTTTAATCTTGAACATGTTCAAAACGCTTACTTTCCCGACCACTTTAACGAAAGTTTTGACCTGGGTCCTGGATTTACCCAGACATAACGACACTAACAAGCTTCGTGTCGGTAAGTGATCGAGCGGAATCAACGATAAACAGCTCAACCAAGGGGTTATGAAACCACGCTTGGAACATGCCAGCTCAACCAAGGGATTCTAGGGAATCCTCGCTTGAGACCTGTTTCTTGATTGATGAATCTAATCAAATCAATACAAGAGATAGATAATACAATTCTCTCAAAAGCCAAAGCTCTTTTATTAATCAAATCAAACTTCATACAATTTTAGGCTTGAATGCCTATTTATAATAAAACCTTAAATCCAGAAATCCCTAATCTTAATTAAAATAGGAAAACTATTAAAATATGGAAAATACAAATAAATTGTAATTATCAATTGAAACTAATGAATAATAAAGATATTTGGATAATTTTCAAATATCTTGCTGCATCATGTCTTGCCGGCCAAGAAAGATTCGTCCTCGAATCTTCAATCGTCTTCTTGGCACCACAATTATGCAAATTTGCACGAATTTTGCACAGTGCTGATTTTGTATAAATTTTTCAAAAACTTGATTCTCCACGAATTTCGCACGGATCTTCTTATATCCAGATTCTTCAATAATCCGTTTTTGCACAAAGTTTGCACGCCTCGGATTTTCAAAGGAATTCTCTTTGCAGACAAAGTCGATAACATAAACATCGTCTTCATAAGTGTGTCATAGACCGGATCACCATAGATCTTTCGATAGACCTCATGGTGTTCTCTCGACAAAAGGACTTTCGTCCACGAAAGGATAGAGATTGCAACTGCTAATCAACATGACATCCAGAATCGTTCTTCGATTAAGAAAACAAAGAAACGCAGCTCTGATATCACCTGATGGAGCGGAAGCAACAATAAACAGCTCAACCAAGGGGTTATGGAACCACGCTTGGGACCTGCCAGCTCAACCAAGGGATTCTAGGGAATCCTCGCTTGGGACCTGCTTCTTGATTGATGAATCTAATCAAATCAATACAAGGGATAGAGAATACAATTCTCCCAAAAGCCAAAGCTCTTTTATTAATCAAATCAAACTTCATACAAATTTAGGCTTGAATGCCTATTTATAATGAAACCTTAAATCTAGAAAACCCTAATGAATAAAAAGTAAAACCTTAAATCTGGAAAATACAAATAAAAAGTAATTATCAATTGAAACTAATGAATAATAAAGATATTTGGATAATTTCCAAATATCTTGCTGCATCAGTAAGCAACCGATCCGCCATCAACGTCAGCGTTACGTTCATAGGCAACGTTTTATCCTGCCTGATTTGACTCGTCCGGAACGGCGCTTCTCCGATCAATTTACCACCGTAGTTAAGCAATCCCGACGAAGAACCGAAGCTGAAAGACCTGGTGAGGGTTTTTCAACGAGAGGTTGACCTGGAGCGTTAGGTTTAGGATGACTTTGAGGTTGAGAGCGTCAATGGTTGTGATTGGGCGTTTGGGTTTGAAGAGAGTGAGGGCTAAGACGTGGAGGATGATAAAGAAGAGGAAGATGATGAGGAGAGTGACGCAGATACAGATTTTGCCGTTGCGTTTTCTTCGTTTTTTACCACCGCTGACGCCGTTAGAAGAATGCGTTTCCGTGGCAGCGTTTGTCTTCGAGACTTCTGATGCTAACATGGGGGGGAAACGGCTTATTCATACCTGAACTAGGGGCCACTGAGAAAATACATACCCCAACTCCTATTGCATGCTAAAACATAACTTAACTAATAAATTTTTTGAAATTTATGTTCAATCTTTAGAAATCAACGCTAATCCCAATTTTGACTTAAACTCTATTAATTAATTGTTAACGACTAACTAAGATACTTAGTTGGCTAATGAGTTAGGGCCTAATCGAAAATCAAATTGGAATAGGTCACATCTGATAATAGTTGAGTCGGAACCTTAAAACAATGGACAACTATCTCTACGACGTCGTTTGTTCTGTATTTTGTCTTTTCACTCTGCCTTGTCGGGATCCTTCACTTTGTCGCAGAAGAAGAAAGAAAGAAGAGAAGATAAAATCACAGAACAAACAACATCGTATTGATAATGACCCATTGTTTTAGGGCTTCACCCCAACTATTATCAGATTTGACCAATTTTAATTTGATTTTCGATTGGCCCCAATTATTATTAATCTGACTCATTAGCCAACTAAGTATCCTAGTCATTGTCGTTAACAATTAATTAACAGAGTTTAAGTCAAAATTAGAATTAGCGTTGACTTCTACAGACTAGGCATAAATTTCAATTATTTTGATTAGTTAAGGTATGTTTTGGCATTCAATAGGAGTTGGGGTATGTATTTTTTTATCGACCCCTAAGTCAGGTGTAAATTTCAAATTTTTGATTAGTTAAGGTATGTTTTGGCATGTAGTAAAAGTTGAGGTATGTATTTTCTCATCAACCCTTAGTCCATGAATGAATAAGCCGTTTTCCCCTAACATGGGTGCTGCTGTCTTGTTCTTTTTATCATGCGATGTCATTGATAAGCCGCTCATACTCTTTGTCTGTTGTTTTTTTTCTTGTGCCATTGTCAATGGCGTTTATAAACACATCCAATTTATTTATTTATATTTGAGTAAAAATGGGTGGTTTGTTTTATACTATTAAATTTACATATATCAACATTTGTCAGAAAAGTTATATATTTTCATCTGTTTTACTTATGGAAATAAATAAAATGATCTGTTTTTTAGTTAATCTAAAGCATTTTATAGAAATCTCAACTTTGATACTTAGTGCAGTATAAATAAAACTAGCGCTAATAGAGTTTAAATTAAAACTATGAGGATGGACGAGTTCTGTAAAAGACGAAATAAATGTGGTCAACGCCAGAATACAGTATTGGTTGTAGGTCTAGCAGCGTTAATATTCATTGATTACTTTTAACCTATGTTCGAAACTACGCTAGGCGTGAGTTGGGCGGCTGATCCAAGCCTAGCGAGTTACCAAAAAATCGGAGATTAAACGGAGAGTACGCGGGGCCTAGTTTTTAAGCTTTTTACATGTACATTTCAATATATATGTATAAGGGTATATGTAAGTATGTAACTATATAAGCAATGTGGCGTATTATATATTAAATTTATGTAAGATAACTGAGTTGTAAACGTGGTGTAGTGGAGAGTAACGTGGTTTGATTCAATTTATCTTAGACCATCAATATCGTAGACTTTAGTGGGGTTTTTAAACAAAAAGAGTGATTTAATTAAATCAAAATTAATTAGAAAGGTTATTACCGATCCTTAGCTTAGGTTTTTTGTGATCGATTATTTGGTGGGTTTCAAACCACGTGTCACCAAATCAGAGGACCGAATTTTATTTTTATTTTTATTTTTCTTTTCTTTCTTTCTTTTGTTCTCTTTCTCATTCTTTCTCGTGTTCTTTGTTTTCTCCGTCAAGAGGAGAGACCCAAATCGAAGACGTCTCCTCCGCCTTCTCGGCTGAAACCGAAGACCGACGACGTCTCTCTGGCTCCTCACGGAGATTCCTCCGCCTTCTCCGTCGAAACCGACGATCGAAACCGAGGACGACTCTATTGGTCCTCACGGAGTCTCGTCGCACTTCTCTTGTCTTCTCCGTCAGATCAAGGATCGAAACCGAAGACTGAAGACGTCTCTCTGGCTCCTCACGGAGATTCCTCCGCCTTCTCCGTCGAAACCGACGATCGAAACCGAGGACGACTCTATTGGTCCTCACGGAGTCTCGTCGCACTTCTCTTGTCTTCTCCGTCAGATCAAGGATCGAAACCGAAGACTGAAGACGTCTCTCTGGCTCCTCACGGAGATTCCTCCTACTTCATGTGAGGGTCGACGACTCTGTCCGTGTTGACGGCCTCTCCTCCATCGGTCTTTCAGCTCTCGCTAACGAGCTCTTCAACGTGGAGATAAGTTCCCAACTATTTACATCCTTCTCGTTTCAATTCATGAATGCATGTGATAGTAATTAAGTTAATGAATGGTGATTACGGTTATAAATTTTGTGTATCATTGTAAAGCTTTAGCCTTTGATCGAAATTTGTAGGCTTTTTAAATATTTAGTTAAAAAGTCATGAGGATACAATGAGATTGTTAGTTAATCTTGAAACTAGTACTGAAGATCAGACTGGAACTTAAGTGTCGTGTATTGTTGTCTGAAATCTCTTGAGATCATTTTCTGATTTGTCAAACAATTTTATTTCTGACTATAGTATCGTTCTAACAGTTTATTGGTTACTTGGTTTGACTTGGTTTGCGTAGATGAATCATGTGAGGAGGCAAAGATCAGAGTGAGGACGCAAAGATCTGAATGATCTGACTACTTGAGACTTTAGGTTAGGTATGTGTGCTACTTCTTGCTTTTTTCTTAATTGCTTTCCTCTGCATAGTTATTAGGATAATAAATGCTGGTTAGAGTTAGGTTATGGTTGTGATGAATGCTTCCGATTAATGGGTGTGATGAATGCTTCTGTTAGGTAGTTTAACTCTGACGAAAGCGTGTTATGACTGTGTGGTAGATAATAAATTTGTTAGATACATGTCTAATCATCTCTACTCAACTAAAATGAAAGCTCTCAAGTCTTCTTCTATTTTCCTGTATTAAGACGATCTTCTTCTCTTCTCCTGTATTTAAACCGCTTGTTTCTCTCTTTCTTTCATCTTGAAACATATTTCTTCTACTTCCTCTCCTCTTTTCCTCTCCTTTTTTCATGTATTTAAACCGCTTATTTCTCTCTTTCTTTTCATCTTGAAACCCATTTTTTCTGCTTCCTCTCTTCTCTCACATACTAGGATATGGATTCTAGTAATCCATTTAGTCAGACATCCAATTTTGTT
Proteins encoded in this window:
- the LOC106338652 gene encoding serine/threonine-protein phosphatase PP1 isozyme 7-like, with translation TICLLLAYKIKFPENFFLLRGNHESASINRIYGFYDECKRRFSVKIWRIFTDCFNCLPVAALIDDRILCMHGGLSPELRSLRQIRDIRRPTDIPDRGLLCDLLWSDPDKVVRGWGPNDRGVSYTFGSDTVSEFLKRLDLDLICRAHQVVEDGFEFFANKQLVTIFSAPNYCGEFDNAGAMMSVDEDLICSFQILKPNEKKSKFSFGSRGGVKTGFPYPKVKSILSSQSSKQYN